The Candidatus Rokuibacteriota bacterium nucleotide sequence CGCTGCGCGTGATGTAGACGAGGGTCCCCGCCAGGGCGAGGAGCAGGTACATGACGCGGGCGGCCCCGGGCACCGGGATCGGCCGCTCCCTGCCGACCACCCACATGGCGAGATAGGGGAGGGCGTACTCGAGGAGCAGCCAGACTACCGACAGAGTAATCAGGACGCTCCAGAAGAGCGGGATTCGGCGCGGGCGGCTCATTTCAGGGTGTGGAGAAAAGCCAAGAGATCGTGGAACTCCTCCACCGTGAGGATTTCCTTGAAGTTCTCGGGCATGAGCGAGGTTTTCTGGGGGGCCTTCTGTTGGATCTGGCTTTGGGGGACCTGATGGGCCCGGCCTTGGCTGTCCACGATCTCGATCACGTTGGCGTCTTGCCTCTTGATGATCCCGGTGAGGTACTGACCCTCCTTCGTGATGACGAGGATCGGCTCGTAACCTGACGCGATGTCTTTGGAAGGCTCCAGGATGGACTCGATGATGAACCGGGTGTCCCGGGTCCCGGCGACCCCGGTCAGCTCCGGCCCCACCGTGCCGCCTTTCCCGTCCACCGCGTGGCACTTGGCGCAGGCTGCGTTGGACTCCGGGTTAAAGAACAGCTCCTCCCCCTTTTTCGGATCCCCCGGAAGGTAAGGCTTCCCCTCCTCCGCCTTCCCCGCCTGAGCGACCTGAGCCGCCAGGCCGGCCGGAAGCTTGATGGCCGCCACGTCCGCCGTTCCCCCCAGGCTCTGGAGGTACGCGATCACCGCCCTGACCTCGTCAGGCTTCAGGCTGATGGGCGGACGAATGGGGTTAGGCATCTCATTCTTGTACCCCTCTACGACGTACGCGCCCGGATCCAGTAGCGATTCAACCAGGTAATCAGTCGCGGTGAACGGCCTGCCCGTGGCCTTGGTGCGCTCCCGGGCCCGCGCCTCGGCCCTGGCTCCGATGGCGGTCCCCAGCGGACCCGACTCCCCCTGGTTCGGTCCCCGGATGGACGCGCCGCGATTTCCGACGGCGTGGCAGGTGTAGCACTTCCCCCTGCCCCAGAAGATGGCCTCGCCGGCCTCAGGGGTGATGTCGCCGCCGGTGACGACTGCCGACGCGCGACGCTCCCCTTCCCCGGAGACTCTCGTGATCACCTCGCCGATCCAGACGAAGAGGAGCACCATCGCAAGCGTAAAAACGACCACCCCAAGGAACGGACGCCTCATGTTCCCTCGGAGGGGGGCCACCCAGGCCCCCCCACGCCTCCGGCGTGGAAGCCCGGGTACCCGCCCCTTCCGACTCCTCCCCCCGTTGCAGTTCGAGCCGAGGGGCTGCCGACGAGCCGCAGGCGAGGAGAGCCACGAGGCGAGGCCCGAGTTGGTTGCGCCGGCCGGGTACCCACGCCGGAGGCGTGGGTGGGCGCTCGAACATGCGCGGACTCGTGCAGTGGCTGGGCGACGGCTGACATAGGGCGCCTCACGAGGGAGCTCTCACCTCATCGCGCCGCTCCTCTTTTTCCCCGAGCCCCGCCAGCCAGAAGACAAAGGCCACCAGGCCGAGGAAGAGGAGCACGATGCCGCCCACGACCCGCGCCATGTACGCGTTGGTGGGGGTCCAGGCCCACTCGGAGGTGTCCTGGAGGACGCCGTAGACGTGCCAGTCCTCCCTGAGGCCGGAGCGGATGAAGCCCATCAGCCCCATGAGCATGACGATGCTCACGCAGAGAAGGATCAGGGCGTATTGGGAGCGCGCCGGCATCTCCCCCCAGCGGATCCCGCCCACCGTCTCGGCCCCGCGGAAGAGGAGGACGTCGATGGTGGCGTTCCAGAGGACGCAGACCATCACCATGAGCCACTGGGCCACCGCGAGGTTCCGAAGGAAGGGGTTGGCCTTCTCCATGATGACGAAACCGTAGACCCCCAGGACGAAGACCGACGCCAGCGTGGTTGAGGCGAAGAAGAGGGCCTGGGCGAGTTTGCCCTGATCCCGGAGGGTGAGGAATCCGGTGAGGAGGACCATCCCGGCCTGTCCGAGCAGCAGATA carries:
- a CDS encoding c-type cytochrome, whose product is MRRPFLGVVVFTLAMVLLFVWIGEVITRVSGEGERRASAVVTGGDITPEAGEAIFWGRGKCYTCHAVGNRGASIRGPNQGESGPLGTAIGARAEARARERTKATGRPFTATDYLVESLLDPGAYVVEGYKNEMPNPIRPPISLKPDEVRAVIAYLQSLGGTADVAAIKLPAGLAAQVAQAGKAEEGKPYLPGDPKKGEELFFNPESNAACAKCHAVDGKGGTVGPELTGVAGTRDTRFIIESILEPSKDIASGYEPILVITKEGQYLTGIIKRQDANVIEIVDSQGRAHQVPQSQIQQKAPQKTSLMPENFKEILTVEEFHDLLAFLHTLK